From the genome of Quadrisphaera sp. RL12-1S, one region includes:
- a CDS encoding maleylpyruvate isomerase family mycothiol-dependent enzyme, giving the protein MVARQVLATDPAVLADLAAARLGEAAFRRELSRVDDAGFDGPSLMPGWTRRHLVAHVGYNARALSRLVVWADTGVETPMYASPEARNAEIDLGSTLRPQALRSLAEHAAIELDVRWRDLPEDRWAAPVRTAQGREVPVRETLWLRQREVWLHAVDLGAGLRVRDLPEEFLARLLPDVLGAWSRRGEGAGLRLVSGQRSWGADAAAASSVVCGDLPDLVAWATGRASGPTGDALEWVGEGPRAAPRWL; this is encoded by the coding sequence GTGGTCGCTCGCCAGGTGCTGGCGACCGACCCCGCCGTCCTCGCCGACCTCGCCGCGGCGCGGCTCGGCGAGGCGGCGTTCCGCCGGGAGCTCTCGCGCGTGGACGACGCCGGCTTCGACGGGCCCTCGCTCATGCCGGGCTGGACGCGCCGCCACCTCGTGGCGCACGTCGGCTACAACGCGCGGGCCCTCTCGCGGCTCGTCGTGTGGGCGGACACCGGGGTGGAGACGCCGATGTACGCCTCGCCGGAGGCGCGGAACGCCGAGATCGACCTGGGCTCCACGCTGCGGCCGCAGGCGCTGCGCAGCCTCGCCGAGCACGCCGCGATCGAGCTGGACGTGCGCTGGCGCGACCTGCCCGAGGACCGCTGGGCGGCGCCCGTGCGCACCGCCCAGGGACGGGAGGTCCCGGTCCGCGAGACGCTGTGGCTGCGCCAGCGGGAGGTCTGGCTGCACGCCGTGGACCTGGGCGCCGGGCTGCGGGTGCGCGACCTCCCCGAGGAGTTCCTCGCCCGGCTGCTGCCCGACGTCCTCGGCGCCTGGTCGCGCCGCGGTGAGGGAGCGGGGCTGCGGCTGGTCAGCGGCCAGCGCTCCTGGGGCGCGGACGCCGCGGCGGCCTCGTCGGTGGTCTGCGGGGACCTGCCCGACCTCGTCGCGTGGGCCACCGGCCGGGCCAGCGGCCCGACCGGTGACGCGCTGGAGTGGGTGGGGGAGGGGCCCCGGGCCGCACCCCGCTGGCTGTGA
- a CDS encoding fumarylacetoacetate hydrolase family protein translates to MKLLTLRLPDGTTRVGRLDGPQDDDAASVVELDPAALGGATDVGALLAVDGWQQLAASAGGATHRYGDLDLAPLVPHPAKVVCVGLNYKAHILEMGRDLPEHPTLFAKWASTLTGPRDEVPLPPEDDALDWEGELVVVVGQRVRRADTAQAARAIAGYAVANDVSMRTWQFRTKEWLQGKVWDSSTPVGPVLTTADSWQPGPAITTRLNGEEVQSAPTDDLLFGPAELVSYVSTVLELAPGDLLLTGTPGGVGRARKPPRYLVDGDVVEVTVEGLGTLRNSVVAEQLPAQPSGQVG, encoded by the coding sequence ATGAAGCTCCTGACCCTTCGACTCCCGGACGGCACGACGCGCGTCGGCCGGCTCGACGGTCCTCAGGACGACGACGCCGCGAGCGTCGTCGAGCTGGACCCCGCTGCGCTGGGCGGGGCCACGGACGTGGGCGCGCTGCTCGCCGTCGACGGGTGGCAGCAGCTCGCGGCCTCCGCCGGTGGGGCCACCCACCGCTACGGCGACCTCGACCTCGCACCGCTGGTGCCGCACCCGGCCAAGGTGGTCTGCGTCGGGCTGAACTACAAGGCGCACATCCTGGAGATGGGCCGCGACCTGCCCGAGCACCCCACGCTCTTCGCCAAGTGGGCCTCCACGCTCACCGGCCCCCGCGACGAGGTGCCGCTGCCCCCCGAGGACGACGCGCTCGACTGGGAGGGCGAGCTGGTGGTGGTGGTCGGCCAGCGGGTGCGCCGCGCTGACACCGCACAGGCCGCACGCGCCATCGCCGGGTACGCCGTCGCCAACGACGTCTCGATGCGGACGTGGCAGTTCCGCACCAAGGAGTGGCTGCAGGGCAAGGTGTGGGACTCGTCCACGCCGGTCGGGCCGGTGCTCACCACGGCCGACTCCTGGCAGCCGGGCCCGGCGATCACCACGCGGCTCAACGGCGAGGAGGTGCAGTCCGCTCCCACCGACGACCTGCTCTTCGGTCCCGCGGAGCTCGTCTCCTACGTCTCGACGGTCCTCGAGCTCGCACCGGGCGACCTGCTGCTCACCGGCACCCCCGGCGGGGTGGGGCGGGCGCGCAAGCCCCCGCGCTACCTCGTGGACGGCGACGTCGTGGAGGTGACCGTCGAGGGGCTGGGCACGCTGCGCAACAGCGTGGTCGCCGAGCAGCTGCCCGCGCAGCCCTCGGGGCAGGTGGGCTGA
- a CDS encoding cupin domain-containing protein, whose product MTTLDQQTTHPAGADEDLVAGTPVPPPPTPEEERRLEELYADFGAADLIPLWTQIGDLMPSSPRPRAVPHVWRWQTLLPLAERAGDLVPVGRGGERRAIALANPGLGGQPFATPTLWAAIQYLGGHEVAPEHRHSQNAFRFVVEGEGVWTVVDGDPVRMSRGDFLLTPGWRFHGHHNETDQPMAWIDGLDIPLVHYTDSSFFEFGADRVTDESTPRLSRSEELWCHPGLRPLSQLQNTVSSPIGAYRWEHTDAALRAQLELEAAGHPATVERGHAAVRYTNPTTGGDVMPTLRAEFHRLTAGTATRTRREVGSSVFQVFEGTGTVVLGGPEHGTEHQVAKGDLVVVPSWVPYQVAADGAGLDLFTFSDHPVVEKLALARTHVEDDA is encoded by the coding sequence ATGACCACCCTCGACCAGCAGACCACCCACCCCGCCGGCGCGGACGAGGACCTCGTGGCGGGCACCCCGGTGCCCCCGCCCCCGACGCCGGAGGAGGAGCGCCGCCTGGAGGAGCTCTACGCCGACTTCGGCGCCGCGGACCTCATCCCGCTGTGGACGCAGATCGGCGACCTCATGCCGTCGTCGCCCCGCCCGAGGGCCGTGCCGCACGTGTGGCGCTGGCAGACGCTCCTGCCGCTGGCCGAGCGCGCCGGCGACCTCGTGCCGGTGGGCCGCGGCGGCGAGCGCCGCGCCATCGCGCTGGCCAACCCCGGCCTGGGCGGGCAGCCGTTCGCCACGCCCACGCTGTGGGCGGCCATCCAGTACCTCGGCGGCCACGAGGTGGCGCCCGAGCACCGGCACAGCCAGAACGCCTTCCGCTTCGTGGTGGAGGGCGAGGGCGTGTGGACCGTCGTCGACGGCGACCCCGTCCGCATGAGCCGCGGCGACTTCCTGCTCACCCCCGGGTGGCGCTTCCACGGCCACCACAACGAGACCGACCAGCCGATGGCGTGGATCGACGGGCTCGACATCCCGCTGGTCCACTACACCGACTCCTCCTTCTTCGAGTTCGGCGCGGACCGGGTCACGGACGAGTCGACCCCGCGGCTGTCGCGCTCGGAGGAGCTGTGGTGCCACCCCGGGCTGCGGCCGCTGTCGCAGCTGCAGAACACGGTCTCCTCGCCCATCGGCGCCTACCGCTGGGAGCACACCGACGCCGCGCTGCGCGCGCAGCTCGAGCTGGAGGCCGCCGGTCACCCGGCCACGGTGGAGCGCGGCCACGCCGCCGTCCGCTACACCAACCCCACCACCGGCGGTGACGTCATGCCGACCCTGCGCGCGGAGTTCCACCGCCTCACCGCGGGCACGGCCACGCGCACGCGCCGCGAGGTCGGCTCCAGCGTGTTCCAGGTCTTCGAGGGCACCGGGACGGTGGTGCTCGGTGGCCCAGAGCACGGCACGGAGCACCAGGTGGCCAAGGGCGACCTCGTCGTCGTCCCGTCCTGGGTGCCCTACCAGGTCGCCGCTGACGGCGCCGGCCTCGACCTGTTCACCTTCAGCGACCACCCGGTGGTCGAGAAGCTCGCTCTGGCCCGCACGCACGTGGAGGACGACGCATGA
- a CDS encoding (2,3-dihydroxybenzoyl)adenylate synthase, protein MSCPSRDGVVPWPADVAARYRAAGYWQGRPLGDLLWEVADAHPDEVALVDAGPAQVRLTRRELSERADAAARRLLDLGLRPDDRLLVQLPNGWEFVVLTLACLRSGLIPVMALPAHRKHELTHLASLSQARAVAVPSVLRGFDHEALAHELAEELPDLEHVLVLGTPEDGQPDGAPRDGRSTYLGALVAPPADASEAATDRVVADGLAPAADAVAVLLISGGTTGLPKLIVRTHDDYACNLRATADAAELGSADVYLGTLPASHNFPLACPGVLGVLLVGGRAVMLPSPEPVRAFATVEREGVTISAAVPAVAQRWVDHAAELGEEGRRQLRTLRVLQVGGSRLPDEYAARVRPALGATLQQVFGMAEGLINTTRLDDPDEVVTTTQGRPVHEADEVRVVDPFGRDLPDGEPGALLTRGPYTPRGYYSPPGSPAEQYATAFTADGWYGSGDVVVRRPDGNLVVHGRDKDMINRGGEKISAEEVEDLVYRAGGVDLAAAVAMPDPVLGERVCVYVVPSAGAGVMSLEQLKEAFTSLGVAAFKTPERLEVVGELPMSKVGKIDKKALRADVASRLQHAQTPSTAGSGA, encoded by the coding sequence ATGAGCTGCCCGAGCCGGGACGGCGTCGTCCCCTGGCCCGCTGACGTCGCCGCGCGCTACCGCGCCGCCGGGTACTGGCAGGGGCGCCCTCTGGGCGACCTGCTGTGGGAGGTCGCGGACGCCCACCCCGACGAGGTCGCCCTCGTCGACGCCGGTCCCGCGCAGGTGCGGCTGACCCGCCGCGAGCTCTCCGAGCGCGCGGACGCGGCAGCCCGCCGCCTGCTCGACCTGGGCCTGCGCCCCGACGACCGGCTCCTGGTGCAGCTGCCCAACGGCTGGGAGTTCGTGGTGCTGACGCTCGCGTGCCTGCGCAGCGGCCTCATCCCCGTCATGGCCCTGCCCGCCCACCGCAAGCACGAGCTGACGCACCTCGCGTCGCTCTCGCAGGCCCGTGCCGTCGCGGTGCCGTCGGTGCTGCGCGGCTTCGACCACGAGGCCCTGGCCCACGAGCTGGCCGAGGAGCTGCCCGACCTCGAGCACGTGCTCGTCCTGGGCACCCCCGAGGACGGGCAGCCGGACGGAGCCCCGCGTGACGGCCGCTCCACCTACCTCGGCGCGCTCGTCGCCCCTCCGGCGGACGCGAGCGAGGCCGCCACGGACCGCGTGGTCGCCGACGGCCTCGCGCCGGCCGCGGACGCCGTCGCCGTCCTGCTCATCTCCGGGGGGACGACGGGGCTGCCCAAGCTCATCGTGCGCACCCACGACGACTACGCGTGCAACCTGCGCGCCACGGCCGACGCCGCCGAGCTGGGCTCCGCCGACGTCTACCTGGGCACCCTGCCGGCCAGCCACAACTTCCCGCTGGCGTGCCCGGGCGTGCTCGGCGTGCTGCTGGTGGGTGGGCGCGCGGTGATGCTCCCGAGCCCGGAACCGGTGCGCGCGTTCGCCACCGTCGAGCGCGAGGGGGTCACCATCTCCGCCGCCGTCCCCGCCGTGGCGCAGCGCTGGGTCGACCACGCCGCGGAGCTCGGCGAGGAGGGCAGGCGCCAGCTGCGCACGCTCCGCGTGCTGCAGGTGGGCGGGTCCCGCCTGCCCGACGAGTACGCCGCCCGCGTGCGGCCGGCGCTCGGCGCGACCCTCCAGCAGGTGTTCGGCATGGCCGAGGGGCTCATCAACACCACGCGCCTGGACGACCCCGACGAGGTCGTCACCACCACGCAGGGCCGCCCGGTGCACGAGGCCGACGAGGTGCGCGTGGTCGACCCGTTCGGCAGGGACCTCCCCGACGGCGAGCCCGGTGCGCTGCTCACCCGCGGCCCCTACACCCCGCGCGGCTACTACAGCCCGCCCGGCTCACCCGCGGAGCAGTACGCCACCGCCTTCACCGCCGACGGCTGGTACGGCAGCGGCGACGTCGTGGTCCGGCGGCCCGACGGCAACCTCGTCGTGCACGGCCGCGACAAGGACATGATCAACCGCGGTGGCGAGAAGATCTCCGCCGAGGAGGTCGAGGACCTCGTCTACCGCGCCGGCGGCGTGGACCTCGCGGCCGCCGTCGCCATGCCCGACCCGGTGCTCGGCGAGCGCGTCTGCGTGTACGTGGTGCCCAGCGCCGGCGCGGGCGTCATGAGCCTGGAGCAGCTCAAGGAGGCCTTCACCAGCCTCGGCGTGGCCGCGTTCAAGACGCCCGAGCGCCTGGAGGTGGTGGGGGAGCTCCCCATGAGCAAGGTGGGGAAGATCGACAAGAAGGCGCTGCGGGCCGACGTCGCCAGCCGCCTCCAGCACGCGCAGACCCCGAGCACAGCAGGGAGCGGAGCATGA
- a CDS encoding acetate--CoA ligase family protein: protein MTAVASRRAAAPTGRRGLDALFAPRGVVVVGASSDPTKLGGAMAAALAAGGRPVGLVNARGAAGTRTTVAEAAADVVHAGGAPDLAVLCVPAAACAAAAADCAEAGVRALLVCSGGFGESGPEGAEHERHLLEVVRRTGLRLLGPNTSGFFVPGARLRASFVPDAAQVLPGRVAVVAASGGLNHALSFALQRSGEGVALGVGIGAGVDVTAADVLDHLAAAAESGHSSARAVALHLESVPDGPALLHAVRRTSRRLPVVALVVGENDVSGFAASHTGALATSWRTTRALLRQAGAVVVDREDDLLTAASALSRARLRPTTSATGVGLVTAQAGPGLLVADALHRAGVGLPELAPATRERLSQLLPPMTYQANPVDTGRPGPQHGEVVAAVAADPAVSAVGVYALAEPVVDLPRAISGADLAGAVAVVGLDGTSGEVDRARAAAHGAGLPVAVGPGALATALVALVEDARAQGALPASARSAVASSGPGQATSAPAVEPGAWDEARAKDLLGEVGIATPPRRLCRTREEAHAALAELAPRGDGGRVVVKVSDAAILHKSDVGGVHVGVRDAAGLDVALDALARLGDQPCLVEAMAAPGVDLVVGARRDPVFGPVVVLGAGGVATEVLADVAIASADPALLTRGQLLALPDQLRTRALLDGHRGAPAVDTEQLADVLAALAALLTGNPGLAEVEVNPLRATADGLLALDAVLITDADAAASGQIPEEAEVRA, encoded by the coding sequence GTGACCGCTGTCGCCTCCCGCCGCGCGGCGGCACCCACCGGTCGGCGGGGGCTGGACGCGCTGTTCGCGCCCCGCGGGGTGGTGGTGGTCGGCGCCAGCAGCGACCCGACCAAGCTCGGCGGCGCCATGGCCGCGGCGCTCGCCGCCGGTGGCCGCCCCGTCGGGCTGGTCAACGCCCGCGGCGCCGCCGGCACCCGCACCACCGTGGCGGAGGCCGCCGCCGACGTCGTGCACGCCGGCGGCGCGCCCGACCTCGCCGTGCTGTGCGTGCCCGCGGCCGCCTGCGCCGCGGCCGCCGCTGACTGCGCCGAGGCCGGCGTCAGGGCGCTGCTGGTCTGCTCCGGCGGGTTCGGGGAGTCCGGCCCGGAGGGCGCTGAGCACGAGCGCCACCTGCTCGAGGTGGTCCGCCGCACCGGCCTGCGCCTGCTGGGACCGAACACCTCCGGGTTCTTCGTGCCCGGGGCGCGGCTGCGCGCCAGCTTCGTGCCCGACGCCGCGCAGGTGCTGCCCGGCCGCGTGGCCGTGGTGGCCGCCAGCGGCGGGCTCAACCACGCGCTGTCGTTCGCCCTGCAGCGCTCCGGCGAGGGCGTCGCGCTGGGCGTGGGCATCGGCGCGGGCGTCGACGTGACGGCCGCCGACGTGCTCGACCACCTCGCCGCCGCCGCGGAGAGCGGGCACAGCAGCGCGAGGGCGGTGGCGCTGCACCTGGAGTCGGTGCCCGACGGCCCGGCGCTCCTGCACGCCGTGCGCCGCACCAGCCGCCGCCTGCCGGTGGTCGCCCTCGTGGTGGGGGAGAACGACGTCAGCGGCTTCGCCGCCTCCCACACCGGGGCGCTCGCGACGTCGTGGCGCACCACCCGGGCGCTGCTGCGCCAGGCCGGTGCCGTGGTGGTGGACCGCGAGGACGACCTGCTCACCGCGGCCAGCGCGCTGTCTCGGGCGCGGCTGCGCCCGACGACCAGCGCGACGGGCGTGGGGCTGGTGACGGCGCAGGCCGGGCCCGGGCTGCTCGTCGCCGACGCGCTGCACCGCGCGGGCGTGGGGCTGCCCGAGCTGGCCCCCGCCACGCGCGAGCGCCTGTCGCAGCTGCTGCCGCCGATGACCTACCAGGCCAACCCCGTCGACACCGGGCGCCCCGGTCCGCAGCACGGCGAGGTCGTCGCGGCGGTCGCCGCCGACCCGGCCGTCAGCGCCGTCGGCGTCTACGCGCTCGCCGAGCCCGTGGTCGACCTCCCGCGCGCCATCTCCGGGGCCGACCTGGCCGGCGCCGTGGCCGTGGTCGGCCTCGACGGCACCTCCGGCGAGGTGGACCGGGCCCGAGCCGCGGCGCACGGCGCCGGACTGCCCGTGGCCGTCGGCCCGGGCGCGCTCGCCACCGCGCTGGTCGCCCTCGTCGAGGACGCCCGCGCGCAGGGGGCCCTTCCGGCCAGCGCCCGCTCGGCGGTGGCCTCCAGCGGCCCCGGCCAGGCGACGTCCGCGCCCGCCGTCGAGCCGGGTGCCTGGGACGAGGCCCGCGCCAAGGACCTGCTCGGCGAGGTCGGCATCGCCACGCCGCCCCGGCGCCTGTGCCGCACCCGCGAGGAGGCCCACGCCGCGCTCGCCGAGCTGGCGCCCCGGGGAGACGGCGGCCGCGTGGTGGTCAAGGTCAGCGACGCCGCGATCCTCCACAAGAGCGACGTCGGCGGTGTGCACGTGGGCGTCCGCGACGCCGCCGGCCTCGACGTCGCCCTCGACGCCCTCGCGCGCCTCGGCGACCAGCCGTGCCTCGTCGAGGCCATGGCGGCCCCGGGGGTCGACCTCGTGGTCGGCGCCCGCCGGGACCCGGTGTTCGGGCCGGTGGTGGTGCTCGGCGCCGGAGGCGTCGCCACCGAGGTGCTCGCCGACGTCGCGATCGCCTCCGCCGACCCCGCGCTGCTCACCCGGGGCCAGCTGCTGGCCCTGCCCGACCAGCTGCGCACCCGCGCCCTGCTCGACGGGCACCGCGGCGCTCCGGCCGTGGACACCGAGCAGCTGGCCGACGTCCTCGCGGCGCTCGCCGCGCTCCTGACCGGCAACCCCGGGCTGGCCGAGGTCGAGGTCAACCCGCTGCGCGCCACCGCCGACGGCCTGCTGGCCCTCGACGCCGTCCTGATCACCGACGCCGACGCGGCCGCGAGCGGCCAGATCCCCGAGGAAGCAGAGGTCCGAGCATGA
- a CDS encoding FAD-dependent monooxygenase, translated as MSHDIAVVGGGPGGLFLASLLARQHSSARVTVYERNRREDAFGFGVVFSDATLRVIDEADPVLRHALRDHGTHWDAIEVRKDGEQRTFAGNGMAAVHRRVLLRRLQEEAENAGVEIRFGEQAPALADLRQRHDLVVGADGTGSAVRRQLEEAGHDLGHTVTTATAKFIWFAVEHLFDGLTFLHRRDENGAFAVHGYPISDQLSTFIVETDPDTWHRAGLDAFDTDQPPGPSDEASRRYLEALFADDVSGARLVANSSRWSSFRTRATRDWWVPADGDLAPVALLGDAVHTAHFSVGSGTKMAMEDAVVLAREVAGADGADALAPALAAYQTERGAAVAKIQRAAVPSLAWWERFGDYARDLDATTFAFHFFSRSIGIDKVAQRDPALAGRVRGHWAVEHGSAPLATPLQLTSTTTSAVTAPGRRLQLVTGGVDGEGAPWLAHEGERLLAVDGTAAVAVTAPADERDLEAVTSALPAAGVVVVSGGTPLTRTLVCEEARLRRGLVAVLAVDADDPAALDDAVETALLSGRADAVAVVVPQSAAAPRSELAGATS; from the coding sequence ATGAGCCACGACATCGCCGTCGTCGGGGGCGGGCCGGGCGGCCTGTTCCTCGCGAGCCTGCTGGCGCGGCAGCACTCCTCCGCCCGCGTCACCGTCTACGAGCGCAACCGCCGCGAGGACGCGTTCGGCTTCGGCGTCGTCTTCTCCGACGCCACGCTGCGCGTCATCGACGAGGCCGACCCGGTGCTGCGCCACGCCCTGCGCGACCACGGCACCCACTGGGACGCCATCGAGGTCCGCAAGGACGGGGAGCAGCGCACCTTCGCGGGCAACGGCATGGCCGCGGTGCACCGCCGGGTGCTGCTGCGCCGCCTCCAGGAGGAGGCCGAGAACGCCGGGGTCGAGATCCGCTTCGGCGAGCAGGCGCCAGCGCTCGCCGACCTCCGCCAGCGGCACGACCTCGTCGTCGGCGCCGACGGCACCGGCTCCGCGGTGCGCCGCCAGCTCGAGGAGGCCGGTCACGACCTCGGCCACACCGTCACCACCGCCACCGCCAAGTTCATCTGGTTCGCCGTGGAGCACCTCTTCGACGGCCTGACGTTCCTGCACCGGCGCGACGAGAACGGTGCCTTCGCCGTGCACGGCTACCCCATCAGCGACCAGCTGAGCACCTTCATCGTCGAGACCGACCCCGACACCTGGCACCGCGCCGGGCTGGACGCCTTCGACACCGACCAGCCCCCCGGTCCCTCCGACGAGGCGAGCCGGCGCTACCTCGAGGCCCTCTTCGCCGACGACGTCAGCGGCGCGCGCCTCGTGGCCAACAGCTCGCGCTGGTCCAGCTTCCGCACCCGCGCCACCCGCGACTGGTGGGTGCCGGCCGACGGCGACCTCGCCCCCGTCGCGCTGCTCGGTGACGCCGTCCACACCGCCCACTTCTCGGTGGGGTCGGGCACCAAGATGGCCATGGAGGACGCCGTCGTCCTGGCTCGCGAGGTCGCCGGCGCCGACGGGGCGGACGCGCTCGCCCCGGCCCTGGCCGCCTACCAGACCGAGCGCGGGGCGGCCGTCGCCAAGATCCAGCGCGCCGCGGTGCCGAGCCTGGCGTGGTGGGAGCGGTTCGGCGACTACGCCCGCGACCTCGACGCCACCACCTTCGCCTTCCACTTCTTCTCCCGCAGCATCGGCATCGACAAGGTCGCGCAGCGCGACCCGGCCCTCGCCGGCCGGGTGAGGGGCCACTGGGCGGTCGAGCACGGCTCCGCTCCGCTGGCCACCCCCCTGCAGCTCACCAGCACGACGACGAGCGCCGTGACCGCTCCCGGCCGCCGGCTGCAGCTGGTCACGGGTGGCGTCGACGGCGAGGGCGCGCCCTGGCTCGCCCACGAGGGCGAGCGCCTGCTCGCCGTCGACGGGACGGCCGCGGTGGCCGTCACCGCTCCCGCTGACGAGCGCGACCTGGAGGCCGTGACGTCCGCCCTGCCCGCCGCCGGGGTGGTGGTCGTCTCCGGTGGCACCCCGCTGACGCGGACGCTGGTCTGCGAGGAGGCACGGCTGCGCCGCGGGCTGGTCGCGGTGCTCGCCGTCGACGCCGACGACCCCGCCGCCCTCGACGACGCGGTGGAGACCGCGCTGCTGTCCGGACGCGCCGACGCCGTGGCGGTCGTCGTGCCCCAGAGCGCTGCCGCGCCGCGGTCCGAGCTGGCGGGAGCGACCTCGTGA
- a CDS encoding ATP-binding protein, with product MHREHARVVLRHTPSAAGAARRFARNHLCPAHAADALDAVLVVVSELVTNAVEHGQPPVVLTLLCNVEQVVVGVHDSSTTEPRRAEGEVPWHSESGRGMQLVEGLSVHWGVSDEGPGGGTGKGVWATITLDPT from the coding sequence GTGCACCGCGAGCACGCCCGGGTGGTGCTCCGGCACACCCCCTCGGCGGCCGGCGCCGCCCGGCGGTTCGCGCGCAACCACCTGTGCCCGGCGCACGCGGCCGACGCGCTGGACGCGGTGCTCGTCGTCGTCAGCGAGCTGGTCACCAACGCCGTCGAGCACGGCCAGCCACCCGTGGTGCTGACGCTGCTCTGCAACGTCGAGCAGGTGGTGGTGGGCGTCCACGACTCCTCCACCACCGAGCCGCGCCGCGCCGAGGGCGAGGTGCCGTGGCACTCCGAGAGCGGGCGCGGCATGCAGCTGGTGGAGGGACTGTCGGTGCACTGGGGCGTCAGCGACGAGGGCCCCGGCGGCGGCACCGGCAAGGGCGTCTGGGCCACCATCACCCTCGACCCGACCTGA
- a CDS encoding DUF1345 domain-containing protein has product MSPKPVVNHSYAETLDRPRRASRRLAAALVTGAVVAALAVLAGAGAAAFAAGWIVVAAVVLARDLRLIARFDAKATAAHATRDDPSRPASRTVLLLACLGSLVGVGGLLVQAGNAHGAAQDLLAGLGLLVVAASWFVVHTTFCLHYAYLYYDGDEPGGIQFEGGPPSYLDFAYVAFSVGMTYQVSDTGLTSRSMRGAALRHALLSFLLGAVVLGATINLLAGLGSSG; this is encoded by the coding sequence GTGAGCCCCAAGCCCGTGGTGAACCACTCCTACGCGGAGACGCTGGACCGCCCCCGGCGCGCCTCCCGGCGGCTCGCCGCGGCGCTCGTCACCGGTGCGGTGGTCGCGGCGCTCGCCGTGCTCGCCGGAGCGGGCGCGGCGGCGTTCGCCGCGGGCTGGATCGTGGTGGCGGCGGTGGTGCTGGCGCGCGACCTGCGCCTCATCGCACGGTTCGACGCGAAGGCCACCGCCGCCCACGCCACCCGGGACGACCCGTCGCGCCCGGCCAGCCGCACGGTGCTCCTGCTCGCCTGCCTGGGCAGCCTCGTGGGGGTGGGCGGTCTGCTCGTGCAGGCGGGGAACGCGCACGGCGCCGCGCAGGACCTGCTGGCCGGGCTGGGCCTGCTGGTGGTGGCGGCGTCGTGGTTCGTCGTCCACACGACCTTCTGCCTGCACTACGCCTACCTGTACTACGACGGCGACGAGCCCGGTGGCATCCAGTTCGAGGGCGGGCCGCCGTCCTACCTCGACTTCGCGTACGTCGCGTTCTCGGTGGGCATGACCTACCAGGTCTCCGACACGGGGCTGACGTCCCGGTCGATGCGCGGCGCGGCGCTGCGGCACGCGCTGCTGTCGTTCCTGCTGGGCGCGGTGGTCCTGGGGGCGACGATCAACCTGCTGGCTGGCCTCGGCTCGTCCGGCTGA
- a CDS encoding Gfo/Idh/MocA family protein, which produces MPSSPPAPHTPQPLRVAVLGAWHVHTDDYARSVLAHPGTELVAVWDDDAERGRAAADRLGAPFVPDLAELLAGGSAAGRVDGVTVTTSTVAHREVIGAAVSAGVHVFTEKLLAPTVAECTELLAEAERTGAVVVVSLPRLYAGCTAAVREVVDSGRLGRVTYARVRLSHEGAVTGWLPDRFFDPAPSVGGALTDLGCHPVYLVQLLLGARPDTVTAVYASVTGRAVEDNAVVVASYPGGVIGVAEASFSSPTPFTIDVFGTEGTVSWTDAPGRLTATGAAFRSAEQDDDGAPVLLPVSEDSPGAFAQWVDHIRSGTRAEENTSRAVELTRLVVAANRAAAEQRAVPLD; this is translated from the coding sequence GTGCCCTCCTCCCCTCCCGCACCGCACACCCCCCAGCCGCTGCGCGTGGCCGTCCTCGGTGCCTGGCACGTCCACACCGACGACTACGCCAGGTCCGTCCTGGCCCACCCCGGCACCGAGCTGGTGGCCGTCTGGGACGACGACGCCGAGCGCGGCCGGGCCGCCGCCGACCGCCTGGGGGCGCCCTTCGTCCCCGACCTGGCCGAGCTGCTCGCCGGTGGCAGCGCAGCGGGCCGCGTGGACGGCGTCACGGTGACGACGTCCACGGTCGCCCACCGCGAGGTCATCGGGGCTGCGGTCAGCGCGGGCGTGCACGTCTTCACCGAGAAGCTGCTGGCCCCCACGGTCGCCGAGTGCACCGAGCTGCTCGCCGAGGCCGAGCGCACCGGCGCCGTGGTGGTGGTCTCGCTGCCCCGCCTGTACGCGGGGTGCACCGCCGCGGTCCGCGAGGTGGTGGACAGCGGCCGCCTCGGCCGCGTCACGTACGCCCGGGTGCGGCTGTCCCACGAGGGCGCCGTCACCGGCTGGCTGCCGGACCGGTTCTTCGACCCCGCGCCCTCGGTGGGCGGCGCCCTCACCGACCTCGGCTGCCACCCCGTCTACCTGGTGCAGCTGCTGCTCGGCGCCCGCCCCGACACCGTCACCGCGGTGTACGCGTCCGTGACCGGGCGGGCCGTGGAGGACAACGCCGTCGTCGTCGCCAGCTACCCGGGAGGCGTCATCGGGGTCGCGGAAGCGAGCTTCTCCTCCCCCACCCCGTTCACCATCGACGTGTTCGGCACCGAGGGCACCGTCAGCTGGACCGACGCGCCGGGCCGGCTCACCGCTACCGGTGCGGCCTTCCGGTCCGCGGAGCAGGACGACGACGGTGCGCCCGTGCTGCTGCCCGTCTCGGAGGACTCCCCCGGCGCGTTCGCCCAGTGGGTGGACCACATCCGCTCCGGCACCCGCGCTGAGGAGAACACCTCCCGCGCCGTGGAGCTCACGCGCCTGGTGGTGGCCGCCAACCGCGCCGCCGCCGAGCAGCGCGCCGTCCCGCTCGACTGA